One Vanacampus margaritifer isolate UIUO_Vmar chromosome 20, RoL_Vmar_1.0, whole genome shotgun sequence DNA window includes the following coding sequences:
- the sec61g gene encoding protein transport protein Sec61 subunit gamma: protein MDQVMQFVEPSRQFVKDSIRLVKRCTKPDRKEFQKIAMATAIGFAIMGFIGFFVKLIHIPINNIIVGG, encoded by the exons ATGGATCAAGTAATGCAGTTTGTAGAACCCAGCCGGCAGTTCGTCAAAGACTCCATAAGGCTGGTAAAGAGATGCACAAAACCAGACAGGAAAG AATTCCAGAAAATTGCAATGGCCACAGCGATTGGGTTCGCCATCATGGGTTTCATTGGATTCTTCGTTAAACTGATCCACATCCCCATCAACAACATCATTGT TGGTGGTTAA